TGAAAGGCACGTCCCGCGTCCTCATCGCCCTCTGTCTCGTCGCCTCCTGCCTCTTCGCCCTGCCCGTCATGGCCGCCGAAAAGCCCGTCAAGGTGGCCCTCGTCCTCGCCGGGTTCCTCGGCGACAAGTCCTTCAACGACTCGGCCTATCAGGGGCTGGAGCGCGCCATGACCGATTTCGGCGTCGAGCTCAAGGTCATGGAGTCGAAAAATCCCGCCGACTGGGAGTCGAACCTGGTGGCCATGGCCGCCGCGGGATACGACCTCGTCCTGGCCTGCAGCACCCAGATCGCCGAGATCGTCGGCAGTCACGCCGCCGACTTCCCCGACGTGAAGTTCGGCGTCATCGACGGGGCCATCAAGGCCCCCAACGTCAAGTCCATCGTCTTCGCCCAGAACGAGGGCTCCTTCCTGGCCGGGGCCGCGGCGGCCCTCTTCACGGTCCGCTCCGAGATCGAAGGCGTCAACGACAAGAAGGTCATCGGCTGGGTCGGCGGCATGGACATCCCCGTCCTTCACGATTTCCTCGTCGGCTACGAGCAGGGCGCCAAGTTCATCGATCCCGAGGTGCGCGTCCTCGTCTCCTTCGCCGGGACCTTCAACGATCCTCTCAAGGGCAAGGAGCTCACCCTGGCCCAGTACGACCAGGGGGCCGACATCGTCATGAACGTCGCCTCCAACACGGGCAACGGCATCCTCGAGGCCGCCAACGAGACGGGCAAGTTCGCCATCGGCGTCGACCTCGACCAGGACGGCATCTACCCC
The DNA window shown above is from Aminithiophilus ramosus and carries:
- a CDS encoding BMP family lipoprotein, which codes for MKGTSRVLIALCLVASCLFALPVMAAEKPVKVALVLAGFLGDKSFNDSAYQGLERAMTDFGVELKVMESKNPADWESNLVAMAAAGYDLVLACSTQIAEIVGSHAADFPDVKFGVIDGAIKAPNVKSIVFAQNEGSFLAGAAAALFTVRSEIEGVNDKKVIGWVGGMDIPVLHDFLVGYEQGAKFIDPEVRVLVSFAGTFNDPLKGKELTLAQYDQGADIVMNVASNTGNGILEAANETGKFAIGVDLDQDGIYPGRILTSMLKRVDVASYELVKDVVDGTFKGDTVVEMGIASGGVSLTDMAVMKEALGDKFPQELLERIQELTEQVRSGAIKVDAYEGFRRN